In a genomic window of Zingiber officinale cultivar Zhangliang chromosome 9B, Zo_v1.1, whole genome shotgun sequence:
- the LOC122025780 gene encoding calnexin homolog: MANSFLLFLPIASCFLQIWASDVLFYESFDEPFDGRWIVSRKGDYGGLWQHSKSNGHQDYGLLVSEKAKKYAIAKELDQPTNLNDGTTVLQFEVRLQNGLECGGAYLKYLRPQAPGWTPKGFDNQSPYTIMFGPDKCGSTNKVHFIFQHGNPKTGKFVEHHLKYPPAAPSDKLSHVYTAILRPDNELKIFIDGEEKKSANFLLTDDFEPAFFPPKIIPDPDDKKPEDWDERSKIPDPHAVKPQDWDEDAPMEIEDETAVKPGGWLDDEPEEIDDPGSVKPEDWDDEEDGVWEPPKMDNPKCYEVPGCGEWKRPMKSNPAYKGKWHAPLIDNQNYKGTWKPRDINNPEFFELDKPNFEPIAAIGIEIWTMQDGIIFDNILIASDEKVAEEYRIKTWKPKYDVEKEKLKAEEAASGFKATTLRFQKQVFAVLYKIADIPFLEAYKIKIIEIIEKAEKQAHITVGILLAVAFVSVSVLFRSIFGAKKPKVSAASKNAKVDKTDGGGRSEPKDEKDKENESGPRQRKSRRET; encoded by the exons ATGGCCAactccttcctcctcttcttgccgaTCGCGTCTTGTTTTCTACAGATTTGGGCGTCGGATGTG CTGTTCTACGAGTCGTTTGATGAACCTTTTGATGGTCGGTGGATCGTCTCAAGGAAGGGGGACTATGGAG GCTTATGGCAACATTCAAAGAGTAATGGCCATCAGGACTATGGCCTTCTTGTGAGTGAAAAAGCTAAAAAGTATGCAATAGCTAAGGAACTTGATCAACCTACCAATCTCAACGATGGAACTACAGTTTTGCAATTTGAGGTTCGACTACAGAATGGACTTGAATGCGGAGGGGCATATCTCAAATATCTCCGTCCTCAAGCCCCTGGATGGACACCAAAGGGTTTTGACAACCAGTCTCCTTATACTATCATGTTTGGACCTGATAAATGTGGGTCAACAAACAAAGTGCATTTTATCTTTCAACATGGAAACCCCAAAACTGGCAAGTTTGTTGAACATCATTTGAAATACCCTCCCGCTGCCCCCTCTGATAAACTCTCTCATGTCTACACTGCTATTTTGCGACCTGACAATGAGCTTAAGATTTTCATCGATGGGGAAGAAAAGAAGAGTGCAAATTTCTTATTGACAGATGATTTTGAACCAGCATTTTTTCCTCCCAAGATAATACCTGACCCTGATGATAAAAAACCTGAGGATTGGGATGAGAGGAGCAAGATTCCTGACCCTCATGCAGTAAAGCCACAGGATTGGGATGAAGATGCGCCAATGGAGATCGAAGATGAGACAGCAGTCAAGCCCGGCGGATGGTTGGATGATGAGCCTGAAGAGATTGATGATCCTGGATCCGTAAAACCAGAGGATTGGGATGATGAAGAGGATGGAGTATGGGAGCCACCAAAAATGGACAACCCAAAGTGTTACGAAGTTCCTGGCTGTGGAGAGTGGAAGAGGCCCATGAAGAGTAACCCAGCATACAAGGGTAAATGGCATGCCCCTTTAATTGATAACCAAAACTACAAGGGTACCTGGAAGCCCCGAGATATCAATAACCCTGAATTCTTTGAGCTCGACAAACCAAATTTTGAGCCAATTGCTGCTATCGGTATTGAGATTTGGACCATGCAAGATGGTATTATATTTGACAATATTTTGATAGCTAGTGATGAGAAGGTTgctgaggaatataggatcaaaactTGGAAGCCTAAGTATGACGttgagaaagaaaaattgaaagcTGAGGAAGCTGCCTCTGGGTTTAAGGCTACGACCTTAAGATTTCAGAAGCAAGTATTTGCTGTTCTTTACAAGATAGCAGACATTCCTTTCTTGGAGGCTTACAAGATTAAAATAATT GAGATCATTGAGAAGGCAGAgaagcaagcacacatcacagtaGGAATCCTTTTAGCCGTAGCGTTTGTATCTGTTAGTGTTTTATTCAGGTCTATTTTTGGAGCAAAGAAGCCCAAG GTAAGCGCTGCATCCAAAAATGCCAAAGTAGACAAAACTGACGGTGGAGGACGCAGTGAACCCAAAGATGAAAAGGATAAAGAAAATGAATCAGGCCCGCGCCAAAGGAAGTCTAGGAGGGAGACATAG